In one window of Bradyrhizobium diazoefficiens DNA:
- a CDS encoding gamma-glutamyl-gamma-aminobutyrate hydrolase family protein, with amino-acid sequence MRKPVVGVIGNASRIENRFQVQMVGERNLRAVAEVSGGLPVMFAGSPDITDVAALLDAVDGIVLTGARANVHPTRFNVDPCEKHEPYDIHRDEVALALSVACVSRGIPIFGICRGLQEMNVAFGGSLHPEIREIPGRMNHRMPRLENGEIHPDPTVIFADRHDVDLTPGGAFARLLGCEKIRVNSLHGQGILDPGKRVLIEGIAEDGTIEAIRIAEAPTFALGVQWHAEYDPQHNPINRKLFEAFGEALVAKQRAAA; translated from the coding sequence ATGAGAAAGCCGGTCGTCGGCGTGATTGGGAACGCCAGTCGCATCGAAAATCGATTTCAGGTCCAGATGGTCGGCGAGCGCAATTTGCGCGCCGTGGCTGAGGTCTCCGGCGGCTTGCCGGTGATGTTTGCGGGCTCGCCCGACATCACCGATGTCGCCGCACTGCTCGATGCCGTCGACGGCATCGTGCTCACCGGCGCCCGCGCCAACGTGCATCCGACCCGTTTCAATGTCGACCCCTGCGAGAAGCACGAGCCCTACGACATCCACCGCGACGAGGTCGCGCTGGCGCTCTCGGTCGCCTGCGTCTCGCGCGGCATCCCGATCTTTGGCATCTGCCGGGGCCTCCAGGAGATGAACGTCGCCTTCGGCGGGTCGCTGCATCCCGAGATTCGCGAAATCCCGGGCCGCATGAACCACCGCATGCCGAGGCTTGAGAACGGCGAGATCCATCCCGATCCGACCGTGATCTTCGCCGATCGCCACGACGTCGACCTCACGCCGGGCGGCGCGTTTGCGAGGCTGCTCGGCTGCGAGAAGATCAGGGTCAATTCGCTGCACGGGCAGGGCATCCTCGATCCCGGCAAGCGCGTGCTGATCGAAGGCATCGCCGAGGACGGCACCATTGAGGCGATCCGTATCGCGGAAGCTCCGACCTTTGCGCTCGGCGTGCAATGGCACGCCGAATACGACCCGCAGCACAATCCGATCAATCGTAAGCTGTTCGAGGCGTTCGGCGAAGCGCTGGTGGCGAAGCAGAGGGCGGCGGCGTAG
- a CDS encoding outer membrane protein — MKARFGWAIASAILIGNLSPASAADMPVKALPAAPAPIFNWTGFYIGANGGGIWGHNNVSSNFFDGAAVASAQTLAALAGTGGANGSGGFGGIQVGYNWQHSTAWVFGVEADIQGMSLNQNRTSALFTIAPNSAQDFDQIHHDWFATFRGRVGYTANRALWYVTGGLAVANTRFSRTQTWAFPGDACVVDPRNGLGDCHVGSASKTSVGAAAGAGVEYAFNGNWSVKLEYLHIWLQDNNSFLTQNSGPGFVGPPVVVQRFNQSMNDSNLDLVRVGVNYRFGAAPVVAKY; from the coding sequence ATGAAAGCGCGTTTTGGTTGGGCAATTGCGTCGGCCATCCTGATTGGAAACCTCAGTCCGGCAAGCGCGGCGGATATGCCCGTCAAAGCGCTTCCGGCGGCGCCTGCACCCATCTTCAACTGGACCGGCTTCTACATCGGTGCCAACGGCGGCGGGATCTGGGGGCACAACAACGTCTCCAGCAACTTCTTTGATGGCGCTGCGGTGGCCTCCGCGCAGACATTGGCTGCGCTTGCAGGCACCGGAGGGGCGAACGGCAGCGGCGGATTTGGCGGCATCCAGGTCGGCTATAATTGGCAGCATTCGACAGCGTGGGTGTTTGGCGTCGAGGCCGACATTCAGGGAATGTCCTTGAATCAAAATCGCACGAGTGCCCTCTTTACGATAGCTCCGAACAGCGCTCAGGACTTTGACCAGATCCACCATGATTGGTTCGCGACGTTCCGTGGGCGCGTCGGCTACACGGCTAATCGCGCCTTGTGGTACGTGACGGGCGGCCTTGCCGTTGCAAATACGCGATTCTCGCGTACGCAGACCTGGGCTTTCCCCGGCGATGCGTGTGTGGTGGATCCTCGCAACGGTCTTGGTGATTGCCACGTTGGTTCGGCGAGCAAGACTTCCGTCGGCGCTGCGGCGGGTGCCGGTGTTGAATATGCGTTCAATGGCAATTGGAGTGTGAAGCTCGAGTACCTCCATATCTGGCTACAGGATAACAACAGCTTCCTGACTCAGAATAGTGGGCCCGGTTTTGTTGGTCCTCCTGTTGTCGTGCAGCGCTTTAACCAGTCGATGAACGACTCCAACCTCGACCTGGTGAGAGTCGGCGTCAATTACAGGTTCGGCGCTGCTCCGGTGGTTGCGAAGTACTGA
- a CDS encoding nodulation protein NfeD, with product MKAALIAAIGVVALALCLLPGAAEENGRLALTVTIDGAIGPASASYAKSALATAAARRAEVVILRMNTPGGLNSSMREIIADVLGSSVPVVGYVAPAGAHAASAGTYILYATHIAAMAPGTNIGAATPVQIGGSFPGLPSGTPDKDGRDKKDEPKDAMTAKVTNDAVAFIRSLAELRGRNADWAEKAVREAATLSANGALQANVIDFVARDPAELLSQIDGRVVEVAGGKTLRLATKDAVVEAVDPGWISQFLAVITDPNVAFVLLMVGIYGLIFEFVSPGAVAPGVVGTICLLLGFYALNLLPINYAGLGLMLVGITLLAIEAFNPTVVIGLGGVIAFVLGALMLVRVEAPGYRLSWSAIAVVAAMFTGFILVVLGALRRARSSPAWVGAQAMRGLSAEVLDWNETEGHVFTHGERWRARGAETFGPGETVEVANIVDLTLVVRRPNSARGEGGQL from the coding sequence ATGAAAGCGGCCCTCATAGCGGCGATCGGCGTCGTCGCCCTTGCTCTCTGCCTCCTTCCCGGTGCGGCGGAGGAGAACGGCCGCCTTGCACTTACTGTCACGATCGACGGAGCCATCGGACCGGCGTCGGCGAGCTACGCGAAGAGCGCCTTGGCCACGGCAGCCGCGCGGCGCGCCGAGGTCGTGATCCTGAGAATGAACACGCCCGGCGGTCTCAACTCGAGCATGCGCGAGATCATCGCGGATGTGCTTGGCTCGTCCGTTCCTGTCGTTGGCTACGTCGCGCCCGCCGGCGCCCATGCGGCGAGCGCCGGGACCTATATCCTCTATGCGACCCATATCGCGGCGATGGCGCCTGGCACCAATATCGGTGCCGCGACGCCGGTGCAGATCGGCGGTTCGTTCCCGGGCCTGCCGAGCGGCACCCCCGACAAGGACGGCAGAGACAAGAAGGATGAGCCGAAGGACGCAATGACGGCCAAGGTGACAAATGATGCCGTCGCCTTCATCCGCAGCCTCGCCGAACTGCGCGGCCGCAACGCCGATTGGGCCGAGAAGGCGGTGCGTGAAGCCGCTACCCTGTCCGCCAATGGCGCGTTGCAGGCCAACGTCATCGACTTCGTCGCGCGCGATCCGGCCGAATTGCTCAGCCAAATCGATGGGCGCGTGGTGGAGGTCGCAGGCGGCAAGACGCTGCGTTTGGCAACGAAGGATGCCGTCGTCGAAGCCGTCGATCCCGGATGGATCTCGCAATTCCTTGCAGTGATCACCGATCCCAACGTCGCGTTTGTCCTCCTGATGGTCGGCATCTATGGCTTGATCTTCGAATTCGTGTCCCCTGGCGCCGTTGCCCCAGGCGTGGTCGGAACGATCTGCCTGCTGCTCGGCTTCTATGCCCTCAACCTGCTGCCGATCAACTATGCCGGCCTTGGCTTGATGCTGGTCGGGATCACGCTCCTTGCCATCGAGGCGTTCAATCCGACCGTCGTGATCGGTCTCGGTGGCGTCATCGCCTTCGTGCTGGGAGCGCTCATGCTGGTGCGGGTCGAAGCGCCGGGATACCGGCTGTCATGGTCGGCCATCGCCGTCGTCGCGGCGATGTTCACGGGCTTTATTCTTGTCGTGCTGGGCGCGCTTCGGCGCGCCCGCAGCAGTCCGGCATGGGTCGGCGCGCAAGCCATGCGCGGCCTGTCCGCCGAAGTCCTCGACTGGAACGAGACCGAAGGTCACGTCTTTACACATGGCGAACGCTGGCGGGCGCGCGGCGCGGAGACCTTCGGGCCGGGAGAGACCGTCGAGGTCGCCAATATCGTCGATCTGACGCTGGTGGTCCGGCGCCCGAATTCCGCGCGCGGCGAGGGAGGTCAACTCTGA
- a CDS encoding slipin family protein gives MMIEYSIYAALALIVILFLAQAVRILREYERGVIFTLGRFTGVKGPGLVVLIPVAQQLVKVDLRVMVQVVPPQDVISRDNVSVKVNAVLYFRIVDPERAIIKVGDYMAATSQLAQTTLRSVLGKHELDEMLGERDRLNADIQEILDKQSDVWGIKVTSIEIKDVDLNETMVRAIAKQAEAERLRRAKVINAMGEQQAAEKLVEAGRILAQEPQAMQLRYFAALHDIAGERSSTVVFPLPTGLLDHFMPRRDAT, from the coding sequence CTGATGATTGAATATTCGATCTATGCGGCGCTTGCGCTGATCGTCATCCTGTTTCTCGCCCAGGCCGTTCGCATCCTCAGGGAATACGAGCGCGGCGTGATTTTCACGCTCGGCCGCTTTACCGGAGTGAAGGGGCCAGGCCTCGTCGTCCTGATCCCGGTCGCACAGCAGCTCGTCAAGGTCGATCTCCGGGTGATGGTGCAGGTCGTGCCGCCGCAGGACGTGATTTCCCGCGACAACGTCTCGGTCAAGGTCAATGCCGTTCTCTACTTCCGCATTGTCGATCCCGAGCGCGCCATCATCAAGGTCGGCGACTACATGGCCGCGACCAGCCAGCTCGCCCAAACCACACTGCGCTCGGTGCTCGGCAAGCACGAACTCGACGAGATGCTCGGCGAACGCGACAGGCTGAACGCCGACATCCAGGAGATCCTCGACAAGCAGTCCGATGTCTGGGGCATCAAGGTCACCTCGATCGAGATCAAGGACGTCGATCTCAACGAGACCATGGTGCGCGCGATCGCCAAGCAGGCCGAGGCCGAACGGTTGCGGCGCGCCAAGGTGATCAATGCAATGGGCGAGCAGCAGGCCGCCGAAAAGCTCGTCGAGGCCGGCCGGATTCTCGCGCAGGAGCCGCAGGCGATGCAGCTGCGTTACTTCGCGGCGCTGCACGACATCGCGGGCGAACGGTCGTCGACCGTCGTCTTCCCGCTGCCAACGGGCCTGCTCGATCATTTCATGCCGCGGCGGGATGCGACGTGA
- a CDS encoding REP-associated tyrosine transposase: MPNYRRALLPGGCWFFTVNLLDRRQTLLTDHITILREAVAATRRDCPFAIDAFVVLPDHLHAVWTLPAEDADFSVRWRLIKSRFAKALPKNERLSAVQAARGERGIWQHRFWEHLIRDETDYARHVDYCHINPMKHGHVTRVRDWPCSSFHRDVRAGIFPEDWAGDSSKVGGDFGERA; the protein is encoded by the coding sequence ATGCCCAATTACCGTCGCGCGCTTCTTCCCGGCGGTTGCTGGTTCTTCACGGTCAATTTGCTCGATCGACGGCAAACGCTGCTCACTGACCATATCACCATCCTGCGGGAGGCCGTCGCCGCAACGCGGCGGGACTGTCCTTTTGCGATCGATGCATTCGTCGTTCTGCCGGATCATCTCCATGCAGTCTGGACGTTGCCAGCAGAGGACGCCGATTTCTCCGTGCGGTGGCGTCTAATAAAGTCTCGTTTTGCGAAGGCGCTGCCGAAGAATGAGCGACTGAGTGCCGTTCAAGCTGCGCGTGGCGAGCGCGGCATCTGGCAACATCGGTTTTGGGAGCACCTCATCCGAGATGAGACTGATTATGCGCGGCATGTCGACTATTGTCACATCAATCCCATGAAGCATGGACATGTCACCCGTGTTCGGGATTGGCCGTGTTCGTCTTTTCACAGGGATGTACGGGCCGGAATATTCCCTGAAGATTGGGCTGGAGACAGCAGCAAGGTGGGCGGCGACTTTGGCGAGCGCGCGTGA